The Phyllostomus discolor isolate MPI-MPIP mPhyDis1 chromosome 4, mPhyDis1.pri.v3, whole genome shotgun sequence genome window below encodes:
- the LOC114495100 gene encoding small ubiquitin-related modifier 2-like, protein MGRHGPGTSFVKQQVRRLQGSPWPTKHLSLICLEYIPKKEVKTENNDHVNLKVAGQDCSVVQFKIKNPTPLRKLTKAYWEEQDTPAQLETEDEDTIDVFQQQRGGVY, encoded by the exons GCACGGACCTGGTACCTCTTTTGTGAAGCAGCAGGTGAGGAGACTCCAGGGCTCACCATGGCCAACTAAACATCTCTCTTTAATATGCTTAGAATACATTCCCAAGAAAGAAGTCAAGACTGAGAACAATGATCATGTTAATTTGAAGGTGGCAGGGCAAGATTGTTCTGTTGTGCAGTTTAAGATTAAGAATCCTACACCACTTAGGAAACTAACGAAAGCCTATTGGGAAGAACAGG ACACACCTGCACAGTTGGAAACGGAGGATGAAGACACAATCGATGTGTTCCAGCAGCAGAGAGGAGGTGTCTACTAA